The proteins below come from a single Serpentinimonas raichei genomic window:
- a CDS encoding chemotaxis protein, which translates to MPTAAQKEIDERTNLTGSNKFEMLLFRLGDAKGSERSELFGINVFKIREIVAMPAVTAMAGAPQHVLGVVNLRGQVIPVIDLPAVVGCVPKTGLNIMLVTEYARTTQAFAAESVEDIVRLDWKQILSADEAMARGYVTSIARLDGDKNSTRLAQILDVESILQRILPTEEVNLKANSSGPELKLRPGAIILAADDSFVARTMIEQELKALKLPYEMTKTGQEAWDRLQAIAAECKAQGLELNERVALVLTDLEMPEMDGFTLTRNIKKDPAMRGVPVVIHSSLTGDTNEQHVRSAGADAYVAKFAARELDVALRQALAGYEAVLA; encoded by the coding sequence ATGCCCACTGCTGCCCAAAAAGAGATCGACGAACGCACCAACCTGACCGGTTCCAACAAGTTCGAGATGCTGTTGTTCAGGCTTGGCGACGCCAAGGGCAGCGAGCGCTCCGAGCTGTTTGGCATCAATGTGTTCAAAATCCGCGAGATCGTGGCCATGCCCGCGGTCACAGCCATGGCCGGTGCGCCGCAGCACGTGCTCGGGGTGGTGAACCTGCGCGGCCAGGTGATCCCGGTGATCGACCTGCCGGCCGTGGTGGGCTGCGTGCCCAAGACCGGCCTCAACATCATGCTGGTGACCGAGTACGCACGCACCACGCAGGCCTTTGCGGCCGAGTCGGTGGAAGACATCGTGCGGCTGGACTGGAAGCAGATTTTGTCGGCCGACGAAGCCATGGCGCGCGGCTACGTGACCAGCATCGCGCGCCTCGATGGCGACAAAAACAGCACCCGGCTGGCGCAGATTTTGGATGTGGAATCGATTTTGCAGCGCATTTTGCCGACTGAGGAAGTGAATTTGAAGGCCAACTCCAGCGGCCCTGAGCTTAAATTGCGTCCCGGCGCGATCATCCTGGCCGCCGACGACTCGTTCGTGGCGCGCACCATGATCGAGCAGGAGTTGAAGGCGCTCAAGCTGCCCTACGAGATGACCAAGACCGGCCAAGAAGCTTGGGACCGCTTGCAGGCCATCGCTGCCGAATGCAAGGCCCAAGGGCTGGAGTTGAACGAGCGCGTGGCACTGGTCTTGACCGATCTCGAAATGCCCGAGATGGACGGCTTCACGCTCACGCGCAACATCAAAAAAGACCCAGCCATGCGCGGCGTGCCGGTGGTGATCCACTCCTCGCTCACCGGCGACACCAACGAGCAACACGTGCGCAGCGCCGGGGCCGACGCCTACGTGGCCAAGTTTGCCGCACGCGAGCTCGATGTGGCGCTGCGTCAGGCGCTGGCAGGCTACGAGGCGGTGCTGGCCTGA